The Lacerta agilis isolate rLacAgi1 chromosome 5, rLacAgi1.pri, whole genome shotgun sequence genome has a segment encoding these proteins:
- the PTX3 gene encoding pentraxin-related protein PTX3: MLSFVILCFALWSASSSQNQDEYDDLFFFNFDNEVESVIPATEESISCDCQREHTEWDKLFIMLENSQMKENMLLQSLDEILKVELQAVRVEMLQLVQNLAGTCTTSTEKAASQIVNQMGQMLAKNSRQTEGFPGVPHVSAEGKILKEILQLSQNMSSRLGHIEHTWQRGAEVDAQQRGFLQRDRSSDKASGGGSILNLLWQELQETKAELKEAQKRTTQHLLPFGCDMALLFPMRSKKIYASVHPTSTMVLYSFTVCTWVKVTEILDKTIVFSYGTKINPHEIQLYLSNDSAVLAVSNDNNKVIAQHVVSSGRWIHLCGIWSTVNGSISLWVNGKVAAASTEIAEDHIIPDGGILKIGQEKNRCCDGGSLNESLAFSGKITGFNIWDRVLSGKEITRQAGEEACNIRGNLVGWGVTELLPHGGAQYVFGL, translated from the exons atgctttcctttgtgATCCTGTGTTTTGCTCTCTGGTCTGCCTCATCTAGTCAGAACCAGGATGAGTACGATGACCTCTTTTTCTTCAATTTTGACAATGAAGTTGAAAGTGTAATTCCTGCAACGGAAGAAA GTATTTCGTGCGATTGCCAGCGAGAACACACAGAATGGGACAAACTCTTCATCATGCTTGAGAACTCGCAGATGAAAGAGAATATGCTGCTCCAGTCCCTCGATGAAATCCTTAAGGTGGAGCTGCAAGCGGTGAGAGTGGAAATGCTCCAGTTAGTGCAAAACTTGGCTGGCACGTGCACCACTTCGACAGAGAAAGCTGCCTCCCAAATCGTGAACCAAATGGGCCAGATGCTGGCAAAAAACAGCAGGCAAACTGAGGGCTTCCCTGGGGTGCCTCATGTATCTGCGGAAGGGAAGATCCTCAAAGAGATTCTGCAGCTGAGCCAAAACATGTCCAGCAGGCTCGGCCACATTGAGCACACTTGGCAGAGGGGAGCTGAGGTGGATGCGCAGCAGAGGGGCTTTCTGCAGAGAGACCGATCCAGCGACAAGGCAAGTGGGGGCGGTTCCATCCTGAATTTGCTATGGCAAGAACTGCAGGAAACCAAAGCTGAACTGAAAGAAGCCCAAAAAAGGACCACACAGCACTTGTTgccatttg GTTGTGACATGGCCCTTTTATTCCCAATGCGCTCCAAAAAGATATATGCGAGTGTTCACCCAACTTCCACAATGGTGCTCTACTCCTTCACTGTCTGCACATGGGTTAAAGTGACGGAAATTCTAGACAAAACTATTGTATTCTCCTATGGAACAAAGATAAATCCCCATGAAATTCAGCTGTATCTGAGCAATGATTCAGCTGTTCTTGCTGTAAGCAATGACAACAACAAGGTCATTGCCCAACATGTCGTCTCTTCTGGACGATGGATTCACCTTTGTGGCATTTGGAGCACAGTTAATGGAAGTATTTCACTGTGGGTAAACGGAAAGGTGGCGGCTGCTTCCACAGAAATTGCTGAGGACCACATCATTCCAGATGGTGGGATTTTGAAGATTGGCCAAGAAAAGAATCGCTGCTGTGATGGAGGCAGTCTCAATGAATCTTTAGCTTTCTCTGGGAAGATAACTGGCTTTAATATTTGGGACAGAGTCCTCAGTGGCAAAGAGATAACAAGACAAGCTGGAGAAGAGGCTTGTAACATTCGCGGCAACTTAGTTGGGTGGGGGGTTACAGAGCTTCTGCCTCATGGAGGAGCTCAGTATGTTTTTGGGCTCTGA